In the genome of Acaryochloris thomasi RCC1774, one region contains:
- a CDS encoding efflux RND transporter permease subunit encodes MKEFLTRWSIKHPVIVAALYIGVLILSLLVLLGLPVRMMPYVESPLVAVITQAPGTAPEEVEAYITKPLEQRMTVLEDVRFVRSTSQQNLSLVTVQFGWGGSIDKAVQSVQSLMKAAEGDTELQGLNARSYWVLPIDPLNRPVLTLALTGDQWDPVRLREFADNTLVDRLTKLDQVQAVSILGGYRRQLQVIVDRQKLGAYGLSIVQVRDALDRNNLSQGSGILTRGDAEILVRTDERVQNAEALLTYPLLERQGQVVYLRDVATVQDTFEERRSGYRYNGQAALAVNIIQKPDSSSPAVIKRVRAELEKIQQEYPGLEFQEAYDNSFLVNIIVQSTFKELLISVLLAGGIILIFLEDFRATALIMISIPTSLALSTLPFGPMHMSLNSSTLIGMTMAIGKLVDDSIIVIDAIEQKLRQGLRPLQAAIKGTGEVFLASVAASCVMVAALLPTILSGGLTGLMFVGLVWPMVFAFVASVLVSVTLVPLLAVVFYRSRPQSGRTWLQKLLTPVNYGFQQLVRGYSWLLRLSLRNRELALAVLGSTMVLAIALYPLVPQEMMPLGDSGQFMVTLEMEAGSSFAKTDASTAQLETLLLQQPEVEKVSSQVGYELTRNSTYFTGYSMGNAYTASLTVTLKLDRDRDIWQVMDTVHTEALATIPGIRRLALKEMGVDVMATSAAPIQLAVYGDDLDILHKLANDVLQIAEDTPGLMMAQTSSAMTQPELRLNIDRRRAQELGLSVEAIATQSRFALNGGLTQRSYNRPNLRQNSILVRYDEADRGTTADLESTYLTTPNGGQVPLNSLVQLDYRQGPTLIEHIDGKRVVYVNGYYRRNGPASMDLSMAIAMRAGAELEIPPGYGIDSMGDMTDMMIEFGRLLNGLAVSLVLIYIILVIQFNSFIHPLVMMLSVPLQLVGVFGGLILANQTLSTVSILGIIILSGLSLSAAILLLELIITKRQEGLPRAAAIAQAGPVRLKAIVMTTLTTLIVVVRLAFFPEIGSDAYSSIATVILGGLVISTLLTLIVVPIVYTFVDDAVMLMKGLSRSQLRMESSSATSSIPRN; translated from the coding sequence GTGAAAGAATTCCTCACCCGCTGGTCGATCAAGCATCCGGTGATTGTGGCGGCGCTCTATATTGGCGTCTTGATCCTGTCTCTGCTGGTCTTGCTGGGTCTGCCGGTACGGATGATGCCCTATGTCGAAAGCCCCCTGGTGGCCGTTATTACCCAAGCTCCCGGCACCGCCCCCGAAGAGGTGGAAGCCTATATCACCAAGCCCCTAGAGCAGCGGATGACGGTCCTGGAAGATGTGCGTTTTGTCCGCTCGACCTCCCAGCAGAATCTATCTTTGGTGACGGTGCAGTTTGGCTGGGGCGGCAGCATCGACAAGGCAGTCCAGTCCGTTCAAAGCCTGATGAAGGCGGCGGAGGGGGATACAGAACTACAGGGTTTAAATGCCCGCTCCTACTGGGTGCTGCCTATTGATCCCCTCAACCGACCTGTATTGACCCTGGCGCTGACAGGGGACCAGTGGGATCCAGTGCGACTGCGGGAGTTTGCCGATAATACCCTGGTGGATCGGCTCACCAAGCTGGACCAGGTGCAGGCGGTGTCGATTCTGGGGGGCTATCGACGGCAGCTCCAGGTGATTGTGGATCGCCAAAAATTGGGGGCCTATGGTCTTTCGATTGTTCAGGTGCGCGATGCCTTAGATCGCAATAATTTGAGTCAAGGCTCTGGCATTCTGACGCGGGGAGATGCCGAAATTCTGGTGCGGACTGATGAGCGGGTCCAAAACGCGGAGGCATTGCTGACCTATCCATTGCTAGAGCGTCAGGGCCAAGTGGTGTATCTGCGGGATGTGGCCACGGTGCAAGATACCTTTGAAGAGCGTCGCAGTGGGTATCGCTACAACGGCCAAGCGGCCCTAGCGGTGAATATTATTCAAAAGCCGGATTCTAGCTCTCCAGCGGTGATTAAGCGGGTACGGGCCGAGCTAGAGAAAATCCAGCAGGAATACCCAGGGCTGGAATTTCAAGAAGCTTACGATAACTCCTTTTTAGTCAATATTATTGTGCAGAGCACGTTTAAGGAGTTGCTAATCAGTGTCCTGTTGGCCGGGGGCATTATCTTAATCTTCCTCGAAGACTTCCGCGCTACCGCGCTGATTATGATTTCCATTCCGACCTCGCTGGCCCTTTCAACGCTGCCTTTTGGCCCCATGCACATGTCCCTCAACTCTTCGACGTTGATTGGCATGACGATGGCCATTGGTAAGCTCGTGGATGATTCCATCATTGTGATTGACGCCATTGAGCAAAAATTGCGCCAGGGGTTGCGCCCGCTGCAGGCCGCGATCAAAGGGACGGGGGAAGTCTTTTTGGCTAGTGTGGCCGCTAGTTGTGTCATGGTGGCAGCACTGCTACCCACCATACTATCGGGCGGGCTAACCGGACTAATGTTTGTGGGCCTGGTGTGGCCGATGGTTTTTGCTTTCGTAGCTTCAGTTCTGGTGTCAGTGACGCTGGTGCCGCTGCTGGCGGTGGTGTTCTATCGCTCCCGACCCCAATCCGGTCGAACTTGGCTGCAAAAACTGCTGACCCCAGTTAATTATGGTTTTCAACAACTCGTGCGGGGTTATAGTTGGCTCCTCCGGCTTTCGCTCCGCAATCGGGAACTGGCCTTGGCAGTCCTGGGTTCAACAATGGTGTTGGCGATCGCACTTTACCCCCTAGTTCCCCAGGAAATGATGCCGCTAGGGGATTCTGGTCAGTTCATGGTCACCTTAGAAATGGAAGCAGGCAGTTCCTTTGCTAAAACTGATGCCAGTACCGCTCAGCTCGAAACACTATTGCTACAACAGCCAGAGGTGGAAAAGGTCTCCTCTCAAGTGGGGTATGAGCTGACCCGCAACAGCACCTATTTCACCGGCTACAGTATGGGGAACGCCTATACCGCCTCGCTGACCGTCACCCTGAAGCTGGATCGAGATCGCGACATCTGGCAGGTCATGGACACAGTTCACACCGAAGCCCTGGCAACCATTCCCGGCATCCGACGGCTGGCGCTAAAGGAAATGGGCGTCGATGTGATGGCCACCTCTGCAGCACCGATTCAACTTGCCGTCTATGGTGATGATCTAGACATTCTTCACAAACTGGCGAACGATGTGCTGCAGATTGCCGAGGATACGCCGGGGCTGATGATGGCCCAAACCAGCTCAGCCATGACCCAGCCAGAGTTAAGGCTCAATATTGATCGCCGCCGCGCCCAGGAGTTGGGTCTCAGTGTAGAAGCGATCGCCACCCAATCCCGGTTTGCACTCAATGGTGGTCTGACCCAGCGCTCCTACAACCGTCCCAATCTTCGGCAAAACTCGATTTTAGTGCGCTATGACGAAGCAGATCGGGGCACGACGGCTGACCTAGAGAGCACCTATCTGACAACTCCCAACGGTGGGCAGGTACCGCTTAATTCACTGGTGCAACTTGACTATCGACAAGGGCCGACGCTAATCGAACATATCGATGGTAAGCGGGTTGTCTATGTGAATGGTTACTATCGCCGGAATGGACCCGCTTCGATGGACTTGAGCATGGCGATCGCAATGCGGGCCGGAGCTGAGCTAGAGATACCACCGGGCTATGGCATTGACTCCATGGGCGATATGACTGACATGATGATCGAGTTCGGACGCTTGCTCAATGGGCTAGCCGTTTCCCTAGTGCTGATTTACATCATCTTGGTGATTCAGTTCAACTCTTTTATTCACCCCTTGGTGATGATGCTGTCGGTGCCGCTGCAGTTGGTGGGGGTCTTTGGTGGACTAATCCTCGCGAATCAAACGCTATCCACTGTTTCCATTCTGGGGATTATCATTCTCTCGGGTCTGTCTTTATCAGCGGCGATTTTGCTTCTAGAGCTAATTATCACAAAGCGACAGGAGGGGTTACCTCGGGCAGCGGCGATCGCCCAGGCTGGACCCGTGCGGTTAAAAGCGATCGTGATGACCACCTTGACCACGCTGATTGTTGTCGTGCGGCTAGCCTTCTTCCCTGAAATTGGCTCGGATGCCTATTCTTCTATTGCCACAGTGATTCTGGGCGGGCTGGTGATTTCAACCCTATTGACGTTAATTGTGGTGCCGATTGTCTATACGTTTGTAGATGATGCCGTGATGTTAATGAAGGGTTTATCGCGATCTCAGCTCAGAATGGAATCATCTAGCGCTACAAGTTCCATTCCTCGTAATTGA